In Myxococcales bacterium, a single window of DNA contains:
- a CDS encoding acyl CoA--acetate/3-ketoacid CoA transferase subunit alpha translates to MTIGIGGWGSRRKPMSLVREIIRSKLKDLTIVSYGGPDVGLLCATGKVKKVIYGFVSLDSIPLEPHFRIARQTASIEAVELDEGMLQWGLLAAVHRVPFLPTRAGLGSDLERNNPDFKRIQSPYDDGETFIAMPALELDVALIHMNRGDESGNGQFLGPDPFFDDLYCLAAKRRFMSVEKIVPTQDLIKQASVHTLRINRTMIDGVIEAPNGAHFTECPPDYERDEAFQKEYAATAKDLEAWEAFKKRYLDVSSEKEYQEAVKSR, encoded by the coding sequence ATGACGATCGGGATCGGGGGCTGGGGCTCGCGACGCAAGCCGATGTCGCTGGTGCGCGAAATCATTCGCTCGAAACTCAAGGATCTCACCATCGTTTCCTACGGCGGCCCTGACGTCGGGCTGCTGTGCGCCACGGGCAAAGTAAAGAAAGTCATTTACGGCTTTGTCTCCCTGGACTCGATTCCTCTCGAACCCCATTTCCGAATCGCACGACAGACCGCTTCGATCGAAGCAGTCGAACTCGACGAAGGCATGCTGCAATGGGGATTGTTGGCGGCCGTGCATCGGGTTCCATTCCTTCCGACTCGCGCGGGCCTGGGATCGGATCTGGAAAGAAACAACCCCGATTTCAAGCGGATCCAATCCCCCTACGACGACGGCGAGACCTTCATCGCCATGCCCGCGTTGGAACTCGACGTGGCCCTCATCCACATGAACCGCGGCGATGAATCGGGCAACGGTCAGTTTCTCGGCCCGGACCCCTTCTTCGACGACCTCTACTGCCTTGCGGCCAAGCGCCGATTCATGTCGGTGGAAAAAATCGTTCCAACCCAGGACCTGATCAAGCAAGCCAGCGTCCACACCCTGCGGATCAACCGCACCATGATCGACGGAGTGATCGAAGCCCCAAACGGAGCGCACTTTACCGAGTGTCCCCCGGACTACGAGCGCGACGAAGCATTCCAGAAAGAATACGCCGCGACGGCAAAGGATCTCGAAGCCTGGGAAGCGTTCAAGAAGCGCTACCTCGATGTGTCCTCGGAGAAGGAATATCAGGAGGCTGTAAAGTCTCGATGA